The following nucleotide sequence is from Candidatus Methylomirabilota bacterium.
GGCCAAAGTGATCGAAAATATCCAGCGAGACCTGAACATTGCCTTGATGAATGAGCTCGCCATGCTCTTCCACCGCATGGGTCTCGATATCCACGAGGTTCTGAAGGCGGCCCGGACTAAGTGGAACTTTCTGCCGTTTGAGCCTGGCCTGGTCGGTGGCCACTGCATCCCTGTGGATCCCTACTATCTGACATACAAGGCCCAAGAGATCGGCTACCACCCGGAAGTGATCCTCGCCGGCCGGCGAATCAATGACTCCATGGGTCTTTACGTGGCGCATGAGACGGTCAAGCTCCTGATCCGCGCCGGAAAGGCTGTGCAGAGGGCCCGGATCCTCGTCCTCGGGGTTGCAATCAAAGAGAATGTTCGTGACGTGCGGAATACCCGGGTTGTGGAACTGGTCCGGGAGCTTGAAACCTATGGGGCCGAGGTTGTGGTTTACGACCCATTGGTGGACGCGGCAGAATTGCAAAAGCTAAAGCTGAAAGCCGTATCAGATCCATTTCAAGCCCATCAACCCAATGAACCCTATAAACCCAATAAACGCAATAAGCCCAATAAACTCGACCAACCCCAATACGATGCGGTGGTCCTCGCCGTTCCCCATCAGCCCTTTCGAGAGAAGGGGCCGGAGGCATATCTCGCCCTGCTCCGGGACCGAGATGGGCGTGGCGTATTCGTAGATGTAAAGGGTGCGTTGCCGCTCGGGGGAAACAAGGACAAAGTGAATCTAGAGGTTCTTTACTGGAAACTTTAGCACGAGCAGC
It contains:
- a CDS encoding nucleotide sugar dehydrogenase, producing NPGDPEHTLETVVKVIAAQDDETAETIAKVYSLAVKAGVYKAPDIRTAEAAKVIENIQRDLNIALMNELAMLFHRMGLDIHEVLKAARTKWNFLPFEPGLVGGHCIPVDPYYLTYKAQEIGYHPEVILAGRRINDSMGLYVAHETVKLLIRAGKAVQRARILVLGVAIKENVRDVRNTRVVELVRELETYGAEVVVYDPLVDAAELQKLKLKAVSDPFQAHQPNEPYKPNKRNKPNKLDQPQYDAVVLAVPHQPFREKGPEAYLALLRDRDGRGVFVDVKGALPLGGNKDKVNLEVLYWKL